In one window of Thunnus thynnus chromosome 23, fThuThy2.1, whole genome shotgun sequence DNA:
- the LOC137175993 gene encoding NACHT, LRR and PYD domains-containing protein 14-like isoform X20 → MLPFSEPSAETGLQDVSDYKRSLRMRFQHVTEGIDEDERTLLNTIYTELYITEGRSEDVNTQHEVRQLETASKMKTLHDTPIKCHDIFKVLPNQPKHIIRVVMTNGVAGIGKTFSVLKFTLDWAEDSKNQDVSLVILFSFRELNLIKDEQYSLLMLIHEFHPTLKEVTAENLKSKDCKVVFIFDGLDESRLSLDFNNRKEVVSDVTQQSSVNVLFTNLIVGKLLPSALIWITSRPAAANQIPLTCVNRVTEVRGFTDAQKEEYFRKRFSDKDEELSSRIISHIKTSRSLHIMCYIPVFCWIIAAVLEQMLTTDQRGELPKTLTDMYSHFLLVQTKRKKNKYDEGHETSPQELTEADRELLLKLGRLAFEQLQKGNIMFYQKDLEQCGLDVTEASVLSGFCTKIFRREKVFFKKTVYCFVHLSVQEFLAAVYMYHCYTNSNTEVLKDFLEKDYDDFYYCYSILFLDDFLVKDYSNSSLDDFLMEAMEKSLQSKNGHLDLFACFLHGLSLESNQSLLGGLLGQTENSPEIIQRVINNLKKMNTSNTSPDRCINIFHCLMEMNDLSVHQEIQEFLKSENRSEKELSVIHCSALAYMLQMSEEVLDELDLQKYNTSWEGRLRLIPAVRNCRKARLSGCDLSETHCEVVASALKSNPSHLRELDLSGNLLKDGPTGSRFELLSAGLESPNCRLETLRLWLCRLSEISCASLVSALKSNPSHLRHLDLSGNDVCDVKQLCDFLESPHCRLETLGLSGCSLSEISCASLVSALKSNPSSHLRYLDLRGNNLKDSDMKQLSDLKESPHCRLETLRLTDCRLSEISCASLVSALKSNLSHLRKLDRSGREFPESDVKLLCDFLESPDCRLETLRLSYCRLSEISCASLVSALKSNPSHLRHLDLSGNDVCDVKQLCDFLESPHCRLEVLKLWRCRLSEISCASLVSALKSNPSHLRYLNLSLNDVGDVKQLCDFLESPHCRLEVLELTGCRLSEISCTSLVSALKSNPSHLRELYLSHNDVCDVKQLCDFLESPHCRLEVLDLMCCRLSKTSCASLASALKSNPSSHLRELGVARNDLTDSDMKQLSDLQKSPDCRLETLRWRD, encoded by the exons ATGCTGCCCTTTTCTGAGCCGTCagctg AAACTGGTCTGCAGGATGTTTCAGATTATAAGAGAAGTCTGAGGATGAGATTTCAACATGTGACTGAAGGAATTGATGAAGATGAAAGAACCCTCCTCAACACGatctacactgagctctacatcacagagggacgGAGTGAAGACGTTAATACCCAACATGAGGTGAGGCAGCTTGAGACAGCTTCCAAGATGAAGACCCTCCATGACACTCCAATCAAGTGTCACGACATCTTTAAAGTGTTACCTAACCAACCAAAACACATAATCCGAGTCGTTATGACGAACGGCGTCGCTGGCAttggaaaaaccttctcagtgctgaagttcactctggactgggcagaggACTcaaaaaaccaagatgtcagtctggtgattctgttttcattcagggAGCTGAACTTGATCAAAGATGAGCAGTACAGTCTCCTCATGTTGATCCATGAATTCCATCCAACATTAAAGGAGGTCACAGCAGAAAATCTCAAGTCTAAAGACTGTAaagttgtgttcatctttgacggcctggatgaaagcagactttcacTGGATTTCAACAACAGGAAGGAGGTCGTATCTGATGTCACACAGCAGTCATCAGTCAACGTGCTGTTTACAAACCTCATCGTGGGGAAGCTGCTTCCCTCGGCTCTCATCTGGATAACttcccgacctgcagcagccaatcagatccctctgACATGTGTTAACAGGGTAACAGAAGTACGCGGCTTCACTGACgcccagaaggaggagtacttcaggaagagattcagtgATAAAGAtgaagagctgtccagcagaatcatctcacacatcaagacatccaggagcctccacatcatgtgttacatcccagtcttctgctggatcattGCTGCAGTTCTGGAGCAGATGTTGACtacagaccagagaggagagctgcccaagaccctgactgacatgtactcacacttcctgctggttcagacaaagaggaagaagaacaagtATGATGAAGGACATGAGACGAGTCCACAGGAGCTGACGGAGGCTGACAGGGAACTTCTTCTGAAGCTGGGGAGGCTGGCGTTTGAACAACTgcagaaaggaaacatcatgttctacCAAAAAGATCTGGAGCAGTGtggtcttgatgtcacagaggcctCGGTGTTATCAGGATTTTGTACAAAGATCTTCAGAAGAGAGAAAGTGTTCTTCAAGAAAACagtctactgctttgttcatctgagtgttcaggagtttctggctgcagtctaTATGTACCACTGTTACACCAACAGCAACACAGAGGTACTGAAGGACTTCCTGGAAAAAGATTatgatgatttttattattgttacagtATCTTATTCCTGGATGACTTCCTGGTAAAAGACTACAGTAACTCATCTCTGGATGACTTCCTGATGGAAGCCATGGAGAAATCTCTCCAAAGTAAAAATGGCCACCTGGACCTGTTTGCTTgcttccttcatggcctctctctggagtccaaccagagtctcttaggaggcctgctgggtcagacagagaacagtccAGAAATCATCCAGAGAGTCATCAACAACCTGAAGAAGATGAACACGTCCAATACCTCTCCTGACAGATgcatcaacatcttccactgtctgatggagatgaacGACCTCTCAGTACATCAGGAGATCCAAGAgttcctgaagtcagagaacagatcagAGAAGGAACTCTCTGTGatccactgctcagctctggcctacatgctgcagatgtcagaggaggttctggatGAGTTGGACCTGCAGAAGTACAACACATCATGGGAGGGACGACTGagactgatcccagctgtgaggaactgcagaaaggctcg ACTTTCTGGCTGTGACCTCTCAGAGactcactgtgaagttgtggcctcagctctgaagtccaacccctcccatctgagagagcttgacctGAGTGGAAACCTCCTGAAGGATGGTCCGACTGGTTCAAGATTTGAGCTTCtatctgctggactggagagtccaaactgtagactggagactctgag attgtggctctgcaggttgtcagagatcagttgtgcttctctggtctcagctctgaagtccaacccctcccatctgagacaTCTGGATCTGTCTGGAAACGACGTGTGTGAcgtgaagcagctgtgtgattttctggagagtccacactgtagactggagactctggg attgagtggctgcagtttgtcagagatcagctgtgcttctctggtctcagctctgaagtccaacccctcatCCCATCTGAGATATCTTGATCTAAGAGGAAATAACCTGAAGGACTCGGACATGAAACAGCTGTCTGATCTTaaggagagtccacactgtagactggagactctgag attgactgactgcaggttgtcagagatcagttgtgcttctctggtctcagctctgaagtccaacctcTCCCATCTGAGAAAGCTGGATCGGTCTGGAAGAGAGTTTCCAGAATCAGACGTGAAGctactgtgtgattttctggagagtccagactgtagactggagactctgag attgagttactgcaggttgtcagagatcagttgtgcttctctggtctcagctctgaagtccaacccctcccatctgagacaTCTGGATCTGTCTGGAAACGACGTGTGTGAcgtgaagcagctgtgtgattttctggagagtccacactgtagactggaggtTCTGAA attgtggcgctgcaggttgtcagagatcagttgtgcttctctggtctcagctctgaagtccaacccctcccatctgagataTCTGAATCTGTCTCTAAACGACGTGGGTGAcgtgaagcagctgtgtgattttctggagagtccacactgtagactggaggtTCTGGA attgactggctgcaggttgtcagagatcagctgtacttctctggtctcagctctgaagtccaacccctcccatctgagagagctgtaTCTGTCTCACAACGACGTGTGTGAcgtgaagcagctgtgtgattttctggagagtccacactgtagactggaggtTCTGGA ttTGATGTGCTGCAGGTTGTCAAAGACCAGCTGTGCTTCTCttgcctcagctctgaagtccaacccctcatcccatctgagagagctgggtGTAGCAAGAAATGACCTGACGGACTCGGACATGAAACAGCTGTCTGATCTTCAGAAGAGTccagactgtagactggagactctgag atGGCGGGATTGA
- the LOC137175993 gene encoding NACHT, LRR and PYD domains-containing protein 14-like isoform X19 — protein MLPFSEPSAAETGLQDVSDYKRSLRMRFQHVTEGIDEDERTLLNTIYTELYITEGRSEDVNTQHEVRQLETASKMKTLHDTPIKCHDIFKVLPNQPKHIIRVVMTNGVAGIGKTFSVLKFTLDWAEDSKNQDVSLVILFSFRELNLIKDEQYSLLMLIHEFHPTLKEVTAENLKSKDCKVVFIFDGLDESRLSLDFNNRKEVVSDVTQQSSVNVLFTNLIVGKLLPSALIWITSRPAAANQIPLTCVNRVTEVRGFTDAQKEEYFRKRFSDKDEELSSRIISHIKTSRSLHIMCYIPVFCWIIAAVLEQMLTTDQRGELPKTLTDMYSHFLLVQTKRKKNKYDEGHETSPQELTEADRELLLKLGRLAFEQLQKGNIMFYQKDLEQCGLDVTEASVLSGFCTKIFRREKVFFKKTVYCFVHLSVQEFLAAVYMYHCYTNSNTEVLKDFLEKDYDDFYYCYSILFLDDFLVKDYSNSSLDDFLMEAMEKSLQSKNGHLDLFACFLHGLSLESNQSLLGGLLGQTENSPEIIQRVINNLKKMNTSNTSPDRCINIFHCLMEMNDLSVHQEIQEFLKSENRSEKELSVIHCSALAYMLQMSEEVLDELDLQKYNTSWEGRLRLIPAVRNCRKARLSGCDLSETHCEVVASALKSNPSHLRELDLSGNLLKDGPTGSRFELLSAGLESPNCRLETLRLWLCRLSEISCASLVSALKSNPSHLRHLDLSGNDVCDVKQLCDFLESPHCRLETLGLSGCSLSEISCASLVSALKSNPSSHLRYLDLRGNNLKDSDMKQLSDLKESPHCRLETLRLTDCRLSEISCASLVSALKSNLSHLRKLDRSGREFPESDVKLLCDFLESPDCRLETLRLSYCRLSEISCASLVSALKSNPSHLRHLDLSGNDVCDVKQLCDFLESPHCRLEVLKLWRCRLSEISCASLVSALKSNPSHLRYLNLSLNDVGDVKQLCDFLESPHCRLEVLELTGCRLSEISCTSLVSALKSNPSHLRELYLSHNDVCDVKQLCDFLESPHCRLEVLDLMCCRLSKTSCASLASALKSNPSSHLRELGVARNDLTDSDMKQLSDLQKSPDCRLETLRWRD, from the exons ATGCTGCCCTTTTCTGAGCCGTCagctg cAGAAACTGGTCTGCAGGATGTTTCAGATTATAAGAGAAGTCTGAGGATGAGATTTCAACATGTGACTGAAGGAATTGATGAAGATGAAAGAACCCTCCTCAACACGatctacactgagctctacatcacagagggacgGAGTGAAGACGTTAATACCCAACATGAGGTGAGGCAGCTTGAGACAGCTTCCAAGATGAAGACCCTCCATGACACTCCAATCAAGTGTCACGACATCTTTAAAGTGTTACCTAACCAACCAAAACACATAATCCGAGTCGTTATGACGAACGGCGTCGCTGGCAttggaaaaaccttctcagtgctgaagttcactctggactgggcagaggACTcaaaaaaccaagatgtcagtctggtgattctgttttcattcagggAGCTGAACTTGATCAAAGATGAGCAGTACAGTCTCCTCATGTTGATCCATGAATTCCATCCAACATTAAAGGAGGTCACAGCAGAAAATCTCAAGTCTAAAGACTGTAaagttgtgttcatctttgacggcctggatgaaagcagactttcacTGGATTTCAACAACAGGAAGGAGGTCGTATCTGATGTCACACAGCAGTCATCAGTCAACGTGCTGTTTACAAACCTCATCGTGGGGAAGCTGCTTCCCTCGGCTCTCATCTGGATAACttcccgacctgcagcagccaatcagatccctctgACATGTGTTAACAGGGTAACAGAAGTACGCGGCTTCACTGACgcccagaaggaggagtacttcaggaagagattcagtgATAAAGAtgaagagctgtccagcagaatcatctcacacatcaagacatccaggagcctccacatcatgtgttacatcccagtcttctgctggatcattGCTGCAGTTCTGGAGCAGATGTTGACtacagaccagagaggagagctgcccaagaccctgactgacatgtactcacacttcctgctggttcagacaaagaggaagaagaacaagtATGATGAAGGACATGAGACGAGTCCACAGGAGCTGACGGAGGCTGACAGGGAACTTCTTCTGAAGCTGGGGAGGCTGGCGTTTGAACAACTgcagaaaggaaacatcatgttctacCAAAAAGATCTGGAGCAGTGtggtcttgatgtcacagaggcctCGGTGTTATCAGGATTTTGTACAAAGATCTTCAGAAGAGAGAAAGTGTTCTTCAAGAAAACagtctactgctttgttcatctgagtgttcaggagtttctggctgcagtctaTATGTACCACTGTTACACCAACAGCAACACAGAGGTACTGAAGGACTTCCTGGAAAAAGATTatgatgatttttattattgttacagtATCTTATTCCTGGATGACTTCCTGGTAAAAGACTACAGTAACTCATCTCTGGATGACTTCCTGATGGAAGCCATGGAGAAATCTCTCCAAAGTAAAAATGGCCACCTGGACCTGTTTGCTTgcttccttcatggcctctctctggagtccaaccagagtctcttaggaggcctgctgggtcagacagagaacagtccAGAAATCATCCAGAGAGTCATCAACAACCTGAAGAAGATGAACACGTCCAATACCTCTCCTGACAGATgcatcaacatcttccactgtctgatggagatgaacGACCTCTCAGTACATCAGGAGATCCAAGAgttcctgaagtcagagaacagatcagAGAAGGAACTCTCTGTGatccactgctcagctctggcctacatgctgcagatgtcagaggaggttctggatGAGTTGGACCTGCAGAAGTACAACACATCATGGGAGGGACGACTGagactgatcccagctgtgaggaactgcagaaaggctcg ACTTTCTGGCTGTGACCTCTCAGAGactcactgtgaagttgtggcctcagctctgaagtccaacccctcccatctgagagagcttgacctGAGTGGAAACCTCCTGAAGGATGGTCCGACTGGTTCAAGATTTGAGCTTCtatctgctggactggagagtccaaactgtagactggagactctgag attgtggctctgcaggttgtcagagatcagttgtgcttctctggtctcagctctgaagtccaacccctcccatctgagacaTCTGGATCTGTCTGGAAACGACGTGTGTGAcgtgaagcagctgtgtgattttctggagagtccacactgtagactggagactctggg attgagtggctgcagtttgtcagagatcagctgtgcttctctggtctcagctctgaagtccaacccctcatCCCATCTGAGATATCTTGATCTAAGAGGAAATAACCTGAAGGACTCGGACATGAAACAGCTGTCTGATCTTaaggagagtccacactgtagactggagactctgag attgactgactgcaggttgtcagagatcagttgtgcttctctggtctcagctctgaagtccaacctcTCCCATCTGAGAAAGCTGGATCGGTCTGGAAGAGAGTTTCCAGAATCAGACGTGAAGctactgtgtgattttctggagagtccagactgtagactggagactctgag attgagttactgcaggttgtcagagatcagttgtgcttctctggtctcagctctgaagtccaacccctcccatctgagacaTCTGGATCTGTCTGGAAACGACGTGTGTGAcgtgaagcagctgtgtgattttctggagagtccacactgtagactggaggtTCTGAA attgtggcgctgcaggttgtcagagatcagttgtgcttctctggtctcagctctgaagtccaacccctcccatctgagataTCTGAATCTGTCTCTAAACGACGTGGGTGAcgtgaagcagctgtgtgattttctggagagtccacactgtagactggaggtTCTGGA attgactggctgcaggttgtcagagatcagctgtacttctctggtctcagctctgaagtccaacccctcccatctgagagagctgtaTCTGTCTCACAACGACGTGTGTGAcgtgaagcagctgtgtgattttctggagagtccacactgtagactggaggtTCTGGA ttTGATGTGCTGCAGGTTGTCAAAGACCAGCTGTGCTTCTCttgcctcagctctgaagtccaacccctcatcccatctgagagagctgggtGTAGCAAGAAATGACCTGACGGACTCGGACATGAAACAGCTGTCTGATCTTCAGAAGAGTccagactgtagactggagactctgag atGGCGGGATTGA